From a single Prosthecobacter sp. genomic region:
- a CDS encoding amidase, translating to MLKPLHALASWLLLALGLIVCSSGCVVPPKRPAGSSRDHTFIAYWPPPRNSQRLKLAIKDNIDMRGVVTTAGSEHLARNSPPAARDAACLAIARQRGVHIVGKVNLSEFAVAPSGINDYFGTPANPFNSWRKYVPGGSSCGSACAVAAGKADIAFGTDTGGSVRVPAACCGVVGLKTTFGLVSLKGVFPISPQHLDTVGPLALDVAGVARGMDLLQRGFAARYAAAVKNRPAAKAIKIGRLVLRGTDPKIDQAVDDALARAGFEVIILEDALRVKWEQAHKDGTTIAAAGAWISDRQFSAKLGVSARTRSIIFVGGVAYSTQYHAALARQADWRRTLRQVFKQVDFIALPTLQAPPPPMPPTLRVDLLRAEAEIANLQNINALNPLKVLSDVPATGLRLLGIDLFEAKMLNLQNTVAVNFAGNPALALPVPLPRGRVPVTSLQLIGPPLSEAELLATGRLIEASR from the coding sequence ATGCTCAAGCCACTTCATGCCCTTGCCTCCTGGCTCTTGCTGGCGCTTGGACTGATTGTTTGCTCCAGCGGCTGCGTGGTTCCGCCCAAACGACCCGCAGGCTCCTCGCGCGATCACACCTTCATTGCTTACTGGCCGCCTCCCAGGAACAGCCAGCGATTGAAACTCGCCATCAAGGACAACATCGACATGCGTGGAGTCGTCACCACGGCTGGTTCCGAACATCTTGCCAGGAACAGCCCGCCTGCGGCCCGCGATGCCGCCTGCCTCGCCATCGCGCGGCAACGCGGTGTGCACATCGTGGGGAAAGTGAACCTCAGCGAGTTTGCCGTCGCTCCCTCGGGCATCAATGACTACTTCGGTACTCCTGCCAACCCCTTCAACAGTTGGCGGAAGTACGTTCCAGGTGGTTCATCGTGTGGCTCGGCCTGCGCCGTCGCCGCCGGGAAGGCCGACATTGCCTTTGGCACGGACACGGGCGGCTCCGTCCGCGTCCCCGCCGCCTGCTGTGGCGTTGTGGGTTTGAAGACGACCTTCGGACTCGTGTCTCTCAAGGGCGTGTTTCCCATCTCTCCGCAACACCTCGACACCGTCGGACCACTGGCGCTGGATGTTGCAGGCGTGGCGCGTGGCATGGACCTCTTGCAGCGTGGCTTTGCCGCACGCTATGCCGCCGCCGTCAAAAACCGGCCCGCGGCCAAAGCCATCAAGATCGGGCGGCTCGTCCTTCGCGGCACGGACCCCAAGATCGACCAGGCGGTGGATGACGCGCTCGCTCGCGCTGGATTCGAAGTGATCATCCTCGAGGATGCCTTGCGCGTGAAGTGGGAACAGGCCCACAAGGACGGCACCACCATCGCCGCTGCGGGCGCCTGGATCAGTGACCGCCAGTTCAGCGCCAAACTCGGTGTCAGCGCCCGCACCCGCTCCATCATCTTCGTCGGCGGCGTCGCTTACAGCACGCAGTATCACGCGGCACTGGCGCGGCAGGCCGACTGGCGGCGCACGCTGCGCCAGGTGTTCAAGCAGGTCGATTTCATCGCGCTGCCGACGCTGCAGGCGCCTCCGCCGCCGATGCCGCCCACGCTGCGAGTGGACCTCTTGAGAGCGGAGGCCGAAATCGCAAACCTTCAAAACATCAATGCGTTAAATCCGCTAAAGGTTCTCTCAGACGTTCCCGCCACCGGCCTGCGGCTGCTGGGCATTGATCTCTTCGAAGCCAAGATGCTGAATCTCCAAAACACCGTCGCGGTCAATTTTGCCGGCAATCCCGCACTGGCTCTTCCGGTTCCCCTGCCTCGTGGACGCGTTCCCGTCACCAGCCTGCAACTCATCGGCCCGCCCTTGAGCGAGGCGGAACTTCTCGCGACCGGCCGTCTGATCGAAGCCAGCCGCTGA
- a CDS encoding DUF3267 domain-containing protein: MRFINGPIPESRTFDPVTAGWTPLRTPDARRFVVVALLCTVPFLLAATGFFLDEGPAWRALFRRQPWSLPGFLMLLAALVPVHELIHALAYGCGLRSPNLVVGFWRQRGIPYVLCDEPLPRRRVLWMLAAPFCGLTLLPLLAVPWLSGAWLSGVLFFSLLHAALCVGDAAACLRLLRQAPADARIHNQGWQTYWAVPKDVNAN, encoded by the coding sequence ATGCGTTTTATCAACGGTCCCATTCCTGAGAGCCGAACGTTTGACCCGGTGACGGCGGGTTGGACGCCACTGCGCACGCCCGATGCGCGCCGTTTCGTGGTGGTGGCTCTTCTATGCACGGTTCCATTCTTGCTGGCGGCAACGGGGTTCTTTCTGGACGAGGGACCGGCCTGGCGCGCGCTGTTTCGGCGGCAGCCTTGGAGTCTGCCGGGTTTCCTGATGCTGCTGGCGGCCTTGGTGCCGGTGCATGAGTTGATTCACGCGCTGGCGTATGGATGCGGGCTGCGCTCACCGAACCTGGTGGTGGGCTTCTGGCGGCAGCGCGGCATTCCCTATGTGCTGTGTGACGAGCCGCTGCCGCGTCGGCGTGTGCTGTGGATGCTGGCGGCTCCTTTCTGTGGGCTGACTCTGCTGCCGCTGCTGGCGGTGCCGTGGCTGTCGGGGGCATGGCTCTCCGGCGTGTTGTTTTTCAGCTTGTTGCACGCGGCGCTGTGTGTGGGCGACGCGGCGGCGTGTCTGCGGCTGCTGCGGCAAGCACCTGCGGATGCCCGCATTCACAACCAGGGGTGGCAAACCTACTGGGCGGTGCCCAAGGATGTGAATGCAAACTGA
- a CDS encoding OmpA family protein has product MKTLIPINQRLFCLMAVQLLTMAAFAQETVVSPSSLERKRLDLQEQKLELHKKQLDLEQQQLVLERKMLEVATARRALQVEETATSVTMKLEGDVLFDFDKAVVRPDAERLLEKVAIVLGEFPEGKVTVEGHTDSKGGDKVNLDMSQRRADAVKTWLVKKKSVPEKMISTQGFGETRPVAPNTNTDGSDSPEGRQQNRRVQITVEK; this is encoded by the coding sequence ATGAAAACACTCATTCCAATCAACCAACGGCTGTTCTGTCTGATGGCCGTGCAACTCCTCACGATGGCGGCATTTGCACAAGAGACCGTCGTCTCGCCATCTTCGCTTGAACGCAAGCGGCTCGACCTTCAGGAGCAAAAATTGGAGCTGCATAAAAAGCAGCTCGATCTGGAGCAGCAGCAGCTCGTCTTGGAGCGCAAGATGCTGGAAGTGGCCACCGCACGCCGAGCCCTTCAGGTGGAGGAAACCGCCACCTCGGTGACCATGAAACTCGAGGGCGACGTGCTCTTCGACTTCGACAAGGCCGTGGTCCGTCCGGATGCCGAAAGGCTGCTCGAAAAAGTCGCCATCGTCCTCGGCGAGTTTCCGGAGGGCAAAGTGACCGTGGAAGGTCACACCGACTCGAAAGGCGGCGACAAGGTCAATCTCGACATGTCCCAGCGGCGTGCCGACGCCGTCAAAACATGGCTGGTGAAAAAGAAAAGCGTGCCGGAGAAAATGATCTCCACCCAGGGCTTTGGCGAAACCCGCCCCGTCGCCCCCAACACCAATACCGACGGCAGTGACAGCCCCGAAGGCCGTCAGCAAAACCGCCGGGTGCAGATCACCGTGGAGAAATAA